Proteins encoded within one genomic window of Bradyrhizobium sp. AZCC 1719:
- the nthA gene encoding nitrile hydratase subunit alpha, producing MSDPDHDNHGHHHDHEHSELSETELRVRALESILTEKGYVDPAALDLLIDLYEKKIGPRNGVRVVAKAWSDPAYRERLMKDATAAIAELDYSGRQGEHMVVVENTPEQHNMVVCTLCSCYPHPVLGLPPVWYKSAPYRSRAVSDPRGVLKDFGVTLPDTTKIRVWDSTAEVRYLVLPMRPEGTEGWSAEQLAELVTRDSMIGTGLPKQPREAA from the coding sequence ATGAGCGACCCTGACCACGACAACCACGGCCATCATCACGACCACGAGCATTCCGAGCTCTCGGAGACCGAGCTGCGCGTGCGCGCACTGGAATCGATCTTGACCGAAAAGGGCTATGTCGATCCGGCCGCGCTCGATCTCCTGATCGATCTCTATGAAAAGAAAATCGGACCGCGCAACGGCGTTCGCGTGGTCGCCAAGGCGTGGAGCGATCCCGCCTATCGCGAACGGCTGATGAAGGACGCGACCGCGGCAATTGCCGAGCTCGACTATTCGGGCCGACAGGGCGAGCATATGGTCGTCGTGGAGAACACACCTGAGCAGCACAATATGGTCGTGTGCACGCTGTGCTCCTGCTACCCGCACCCCGTGCTGGGGCTTCCGCCAGTCTGGTACAAATCCGCGCCCTACCGCTCGCGCGCCGTCTCCGACCCGCGCGGCGTGCTGAAGGATTTCGGCGTGACGCTGCCGGACACCACCAAAATCCGGGTCTGGGATTCCACGGCCGAAGTCCGCTACCTCGTGCTGCCGATGCGCCCTGAGGGTACCGAGGGCTGGAGCGCCGAGCAACTCGCCGAACTCGTCACCCGCGACAGCATGATAGGTACCGGCCTGCCCAAGCAGCCCCGTGAGGCTGCCTGA
- the nthB gene encoding nitrile hydratase subunit beta, with protein MDGAHDMGGAEGFGSVVPEPNEPVFHADWERRAFALTVAMARPGGWNIDMSRFARENRPPEDYLSKSYFEIWLAGLETLMIERGLVTREEIEAGKVLAPPKPGVKPIAPNEVTPAIRRGGPTEREAKAPAMFAIGDIVRMKDIHPVTHTRLPQYVRGHLGTIELNHGCHVFPDTNSLGQGEDPQWLYTVRFDGPELWGKDGDPTLSVSVDAWESYLERA; from the coding sequence ATGGACGGCGCGCATGACATGGGCGGTGCCGAGGGCTTTGGTTCTGTTGTGCCGGAGCCGAACGAGCCGGTGTTTCATGCTGACTGGGAGCGCCGGGCCTTTGCGCTGACGGTTGCCATGGCGCGCCCGGGCGGCTGGAACATCGACATGTCGCGGTTTGCGCGCGAGAACCGGCCGCCCGAGGATTACCTCAGCAAGAGCTATTTCGAGATCTGGCTGGCCGGTCTGGAAACGTTGATGATCGAGCGCGGGCTGGTGACGCGCGAGGAAATCGAGGCCGGCAAAGTGCTGGCGCCGCCCAAGCCTGGCGTGAAGCCGATCGCTCCAAATGAGGTCACGCCGGCGATCCGCCGCGGCGGCCCGACCGAACGCGAGGCGAAAGCACCTGCGATGTTTGCAATCGGTGACATTGTGCGGATGAAAGACATCCACCCGGTAACGCATACGCGGCTGCCGCAATATGTCCGTGGCCATCTCGGCACCATCGAGCTCAATCACGGCTGCCACGTCTTCCCTGACACCAATTCGCTTGGCCAGGGCGAAGACCCGCAATGGCTCTACACCGTGCGTTTCGACGGACCGGAATTGTGGGGCAAGGACGGCGACCCGACGCTCAGCGTCTCCGTCGACGCCTGGGAATCCTATCTGGAGCGCGCGTGA
- a CDS encoding nitrile hydratase accessory protein, with the protein MDLTPQQAMRAAVAVPGVPRDEDGPVFREPWEARAFAMALALHEAGVFTWKEWAETLGAQIKRAQAEGDPDTGETYYRHWLATLETLVAAKGVITSDVLHRYRDAWDHAADRTPHGAPIELRAEDFGK; encoded by the coding sequence ATGGATTTGACCCCGCAGCAGGCCATGCGCGCCGCGGTCGCCGTTCCCGGCGTGCCGCGCGATGAAGACGGCCCGGTATTTCGCGAGCCATGGGAAGCGCGCGCCTTTGCGATGGCGCTGGCGTTGCATGAGGCCGGCGTCTTCACCTGGAAGGAATGGGCGGAGACGCTGGGGGCGCAAATCAAGCGCGCGCAGGCCGAAGGCGATCCAGATACGGGCGAGACCTACTACCGGCACTGGCTAGCGACGCTGGAAACGCTCGTCGCCGCCAAGGGCGTCATAACGTCAGATGTCCTGCATCGCTACCGTGACGCCTGGGATCACGCCGCCGACCGCACGCCCCACGGCGCGCCGATCGAGCTGAGGGCGGAGGATTTTGGGAAGTAG
- the queC gene encoding 7-cyano-7-deazaguanine synthase QueC: protein MSDQSSSETALVLFSGGQDSTTCLSWALRRFARVEMLGFSYGQRHAIELECRDRLLSGLRSLRPDWAAKLGESHTLEIPTLAEISDTALTRDVAIEMGADGLPNTFVPGRNLVFLTFAAALAYRRGIRHIVGGMCETDYSGYPDCRNETIKALQSALNLGMAKNFELHTPLMWLDKASTWKLAQELGGAGLVDLIREHSHTCYLGERGAQHDWGYGCGECPACALRAKGWREYAGA, encoded by the coding sequence ATGAGCGACCAATCATCGTCCGAAACCGCGCTGGTGCTGTTTTCCGGCGGGCAGGATTCCACCACCTGCCTTTCTTGGGCCTTGCGGCGCTTTGCGCGCGTCGAAATGCTCGGCTTCAGCTACGGCCAGCGCCACGCCATCGAGCTGGAATGCCGCGACCGGCTGCTGTCGGGCTTAAGGTCGTTGCGGCCGGATTGGGCGGCAAAACTCGGCGAAAGCCACACGCTGGAAATTCCGACACTGGCGGAAATTTCCGATACCGCGCTGACCCGCGATGTCGCGATCGAAATGGGCGCTGACGGATTACCCAACACCTTCGTGCCAGGCCGTAACCTGGTGTTTCTCACCTTCGCGGCGGCGCTGGCGTACCGGCGTGGCATCCGCCACATCGTCGGCGGCATGTGCGAGACCGACTACTCGGGCTATCCGGACTGCCGCAACGAGACCATCAAGGCGCTGCAGTCCGCACTCAATCTCGGCATGGCGAAGAATTTTGAGCTGCATACGCCGCTGATGTGGCTCGACAAGGCGTCCACCTGGAAACTCGCGCAGGAGCTTGGCGGAGCAGGGCTAGTCGATCTGATCCGCGAGCATTCCCACACCTGCTATCTCGGCGAGCGCGGCGCGCAGCACGATTGGGGCTATGGCTGCGGCGAATGTCCGGCCTGTGCGCTGCGGGCGAAGGGCTGGCGGGAATATGCGGGGGCGTAG
- the mazG gene encoding nucleoside triphosphate pyrophosphohydrolase, whose translation MTPSRDISRLIEIMAALRTPVTGCPWDLEQNFATIVPYTIEEAYEVADAITRGDLDDLREELGDLLLQVVYHARMAEEQNAFAFGDVVEAITGKLIRRHPHVFADKDGNIAPAGVKSAWERIKAEEKAERAARRPPEETTHKSLLAAVKAGQPALTRAMELQRKASTVGFDWNDPRAVLSKIREEADEIEAALDNGKPDELAAETGDLLFALVNLARHVGADPETALRGTNAKFERRFAYIERALAANGRSLEDASLAEMDALWNEAKGAEQPAASAAAGSDRR comes from the coding sequence ATGACCCCTTCCCGCGATATTTCCCGCCTCATCGAGATCATGGCGGCACTGCGCACGCCGGTCACGGGCTGTCCGTGGGACCTCGAACAGAACTTCGCGACGATCGTGCCCTACACCATCGAAGAAGCCTATGAGGTGGCCGACGCGATCACACGCGGCGATCTCGATGACTTGCGCGAGGAACTCGGCGATCTCCTGCTGCAGGTCGTCTATCACGCCCGCATGGCGGAAGAGCAGAACGCCTTTGCCTTCGGCGACGTGGTCGAGGCGATCACAGGCAAGCTGATACGCCGTCATCCGCATGTGTTCGCCGACAAGGACGGCAACATCGCTCCCGCGGGCGTCAAGAGCGCGTGGGAACGCATCAAGGCCGAGGAAAAGGCCGAACGCGCGGCGCGGCGGCCGCCGGAGGAGACCACGCATAAATCGCTGCTCGCAGCCGTCAAGGCCGGCCAGCCGGCGCTGACGCGCGCGATGGAATTGCAGCGCAAGGCCTCCACCGTCGGCTTCGACTGGAACGATCCCCGCGCGGTGCTCAGCAAGATTCGTGAGGAGGCTGACGAGATCGAAGCAGCCCTGGACAACGGCAAGCCTGACGAACTCGCGGCCGAAACCGGCGATCTGCTGTTCGCCCTGGTCAATCTGGCGCGGCATGTCGGCGCCGATCCCGAAACCGCGCTGCGCGGCACCAACGCCAAGTTCGAGCGCCGCTTTGCCTATATCGAGCGCGCGCTTGCAGCGAATGGCCGTTCGCTCGAAGACGCATCGCTCGCCGAAATGGACGCGTTGTGGAATGAAGCAAAGGGTGCGGAACAACCGGCCGCCTCAGCCGCAGCGGGGAGTGATCGAAGATAG
- the hflX gene encoding GTPase HflX: protein MEPFDREGSADRPRSAGAKQSGRVIVIGPYLRMRRGDADAQANEAARDFEGRLEEATGLARAIDLTIADALIAPVTQIRPATYLGKGKVEEITGLIAGHDIELVVMDCALAPIQQRNLEKAWNTKVLDRTGLILEIFGRRAKTKEGALQVELAHLNYQRSRLVRSWTHLERQRGGFGFMGGPGETQIEADRRLIGDRITRLENELKKVQATRRLHRAGRQRVPYRVVALVGYTNAGKSTLFNRLTRAEVQAADMLFATLDPTLRALSLPHGGKAMLSDTVGFISNLPTQLVAAFRATLEEVLEADIILHVRDISHEDAEAQERDVDAVLRQLGIDPDAGARILEVWNKIDRFDPEERENLRNIAARRPPERPCFLVSAASGEGIDALLTAIEDRLAATRTTLDLSIDASDGAGISWLHRNAEVLNKELRDGRFDMTVRVDETKRDIVVSRFDAVPRVA, encoded by the coding sequence TTGGAACCCTTCGACCGTGAAGGGAGCGCCGACCGTCCGCGGTCGGCGGGGGCCAAACAAAGCGGGCGGGTGATCGTCATCGGCCCATATTTGCGAATGCGCCGCGGCGATGCCGATGCGCAGGCGAACGAGGCTGCGCGCGATTTCGAGGGCCGGCTTGAGGAAGCCACGGGTCTGGCGCGCGCCATCGACCTCACGATCGCCGACGCGCTGATTGCGCCAGTCACCCAGATCCGTCCAGCGACTTACCTCGGCAAGGGAAAGGTCGAGGAGATCACGGGCCTGATCGCAGGCCATGACATCGAGCTGGTCGTGATGGATTGCGCGTTGGCGCCGATCCAGCAGCGCAACCTCGAGAAGGCCTGGAACACCAAGGTGCTCGACCGCACCGGACTGATTTTGGAAATTTTCGGCCGCCGCGCCAAGACCAAAGAAGGCGCGCTGCAGGTCGAGCTCGCGCACCTGAACTATCAGCGCAGCCGTCTGGTGCGGTCCTGGACCCATCTGGAGCGCCAGCGCGGCGGTTTCGGCTTCATGGGCGGCCCCGGCGAGACCCAGATCGAAGCCGACCGCCGCCTCATTGGCGACCGCATCACGCGGCTGGAAAATGAACTGAAGAAGGTGCAGGCGACGCGGCGGCTGCATCGCGCCGGCCGGCAGCGCGTGCCGTATCGGGTGGTTGCGCTGGTCGGCTACACCAATGCCGGCAAATCGACCTTGTTCAACCGGCTTACACGTGCCGAAGTGCAGGCGGCCGACATGCTGTTTGCGACGCTGGACCCGACCTTGCGCGCGCTGAGCCTGCCGCATGGCGGCAAGGCGATGCTCTCCGATACCGTCGGATTCATCTCCAACCTGCCGACGCAGCTCGTCGCCGCCTTCCGCGCCACGCTGGAAGAGGTGCTGGAGGCCGATATCATTCTCCACGTGCGCGACATCTCGCATGAAGACGCGGAGGCGCAGGAGCGCGACGTTGATGCCGTGCTGCGTCAGCTCGGCATCGATCCGGATGCCGGCGCACGTATCCTCGAGGTCTGGAATAAGATCGATCGCTTCGATCCCGAAGAACGCGAGAACCTGCGCAACATCGCCGCGCGCCGCCCGCCGGAGCGGCCGTGCTTCCTGGTCTCCGCCGCGTCAGGCGAGGGGATCGATGCGCTGCTGACAGCGATCGAGGATCGCCTGGCGGCCACGCGCACGACGCTCGACCTCTCCATCGACGCTTCCGACGGCGCCGGCATCAGTTGGCTGCATCGCAATGCCGAAGTGCTCAACAAGGAGCTCCGCGACGGACGCTTCGACATGACGGTGCGCGTCGACGAGACCAAGCGCGATATCGTGGTGTCGCGGTTTGATGCCGTTCCGCGGGTGGCGTAA
- the hfq gene encoding RNA chaperone Hfq, translating to MAADRAQNLQDTFLNHVRKTKTPLTIFLVNGVKLQGIVTWFDNFCLLLRRDGHSQLVYKHAISTIMPGAPIQLFEGGEDAPA from the coding sequence ATGGCGGCAGACCGCGCACAAAATCTACAAGACACCTTCCTAAATCACGTTCGTAAAACAAAAACGCCACTGACGATCTTTCTGGTCAACGGAGTAAAGCTGCAGGGGATAGTCACTTGGTTCGACAATTTCTGCTTGCTGCTTCGGCGCGACGGCCACTCGCAGCTAGTCTACAAGCATGCGATCTCGACCATCATGCCCGGCGCTCCGATCCAGTTGTTCGAGGGCGGTGAGGATGCTCCGGCTTGA
- the ntrX gene encoding nitrogen assimilation response regulator NtrX: MASDILIVDDEADIRDLVAGILEDEGFNTRTARDSDSALAEVANRRPHLVFLDIWLQGSKLDGLQLLEQIKKEHADVPVVMISGHGNIETAVAAIKRGAYDFIEKPFKSDRLILVATRALETSRLKREVKELKQLAPTASVLTGRSACMNQLRQTIDRAAKANSRILIVGPSGSGKELAARTLHNASSRAEGPFVVINAAAITPERMEVELFGIEQTNGEQPRKPGALEEAHGGTLFIDEIADMPRETQNKILRVLVDQTFQRSGGAAKIHVDVRIISSTARNLEEEIAEGRFREDLYHRLSVVPIRVPPLSERREDIPELIDYFMDQISAATGLPKRQIGQDAMAVLQSHVWPGNVRQLRNNVERVMILAGGGPEAIITADMLPQDVGSMVPAMPTSNNGEHIMGLPLREAREVFERDYLIAQISRFSGNISRTAEFVGMERSALHRKLKALGVG, from the coding sequence ATGGCCAGTGACATTCTGATTGTCGACGACGAAGCCGATATTCGTGACCTCGTTGCGGGCATCCTGGAAGACGAAGGCTTCAATACCCGTACCGCGCGCGACAGCGATTCGGCGTTGGCCGAGGTCGCCAACCGCCGTCCGCATCTGGTGTTTCTCGATATCTGGCTGCAGGGCTCCAAGCTCGACGGCCTGCAACTCCTCGAGCAAATCAAGAAGGAGCACGCCGACGTTCCGGTGGTGATGATCTCCGGCCACGGCAACATCGAGACCGCGGTGGCGGCGATCAAGCGGGGCGCCTATGACTTCATCGAAAAGCCGTTCAAGTCCGACCGGCTGATCCTGGTGGCGACGCGGGCGCTGGAGACCTCGCGCCTCAAGCGCGAGGTGAAGGAACTCAAGCAACTGGCTCCCACCGCGAGCGTTCTCACCGGACGCTCCGCCTGCATGAACCAGTTGCGCCAGACCATCGACCGTGCGGCCAAGGCCAACAGCCGTATCCTGATCGTCGGCCCTTCCGGTTCGGGCAAGGAACTGGCAGCGCGCACGCTGCACAACGCATCGAGCCGTGCAGAAGGCCCGTTCGTCGTCATCAACGCCGCGGCGATCACCCCGGAACGGATGGAAGTCGAGCTGTTCGGCATCGAGCAGACGAACGGCGAGCAGCCGCGCAAGCCAGGCGCGTTGGAAGAGGCACACGGCGGCACGCTCTTCATCGACGAAATCGCCGACATGCCGCGCGAAACCCAGAACAAGATCCTGCGCGTGCTGGTCGATCAGACCTTTCAGCGCTCAGGAGGCGCCGCCAAGATTCATGTCGACGTCCGAATCATCTCCTCGACCGCGCGCAATCTGGAGGAGGAGATCGCGGAGGGGCGTTTCCGGGAGGATCTCTACCATCGACTGTCAGTGGTGCCGATCCGTGTTCCCCCGCTGTCGGAACGCCGCGAGGATATCCCCGAACTGATCGATTATTTCATGGACCAGATATCGGCGGCGACGGGCTTGCCGAAGCGGCAGATCGGCCAGGATGCAATGGCGGTATTGCAGTCCCATGTCTGGCCCGGCAACGTCCGCCAGCTCCGGAACAATGTCGAGCGCGTCATGATTCTGGCCGGCGGCGGTCCGGAAGCGATCATCACAGCCGATATGCTGCCTCAGGATGTCGGCTCGATGGTGCCGGCGATGCCGACCAGCAACAATGGCGAGCACATCATGGGGTTGCCGCTGCGCGAGGCACGGGAAGTGTTCGAGCGTGACTACCTGATCGCGCAGATCAGCCGGTTCTCGGGCAATATATCGCGTACGGCCGAATTCGTCGGCATGGAGCGTTCAGCGCTGCACCGCAAGCTCAAGGCACTGGGTGTTGGCTGA
- a CDS encoding sensor histidine kinase NtrY-like, which translates to MTTAETNSAPSFDPSLTESGGGILRKWVAPLAVAVALLSAFLTFIVLAGLTPIEPTRQVVYSFLLINAATTLLLVAIITREVWLVIQARRRGRAAARLHVQIVSLFSIIAVLPAVLVAIVANVTIDRGLDRLFSGPTREVIENSLTVARAYMQEHARLIRGDILGMTEDIARARPLYDQDRRSFQELLTANAAARNLPAAMLVDKDGNVLVTAKTGIQQEFTTPPQDFLSNVNEDEPPIAVFPEANYVAAVIRLRAFDDTFLYVARLLDPRVISQLKQTEASVAEYAQIEARRLGIQVAFALMFAVIALTILMASVLIGLNFANWLVAPIRNLMSAANIVSTGDLHVQVPVHKSEGDLAQLGETFNKMTAELRTQRDELVSASDLIDSRRRFIEAVLSSASAGIIGVDASGSVGILNRSAEKLIGHAESETLDHPLSDVLPELDDMMKTAREGAQRLVQGQITITRDGHERNLSVRVSAEQTSQSRDSYIITLDDITELVSAQRTSAWGDVARRIAHEIKNPLTPIQLSAERIRRKFGKVITEDKNIFEQCTETIVRQVDDIRRMVDEFSRFARMPKPVMEGEDVADTVRQAVFLMKVGHPDLDIEADIKQDPMRAQFDRRLISQALTNIIKNATEAIEQVPPEELGKGRIDVIAARENDDIVIDVIDNGIGLPKVSRARLLEPYVTTRQKGTGLGLAIVGRVLEDHGGRIELKDASDFRPGQRGAWMRLRFAVSGHAPKQPAPEAKPQTDETNKAASATNDETKTEAATGN; encoded by the coding sequence ATGACCACCGCAGAGACGAACTCGGCACCATCGTTCGACCCATCGCTTACCGAATCCGGAGGGGGGATCCTGCGGAAGTGGGTGGCGCCGCTTGCGGTCGCCGTCGCGCTGCTGTCGGCATTTCTGACCTTCATCGTCTTGGCCGGCCTGACGCCGATCGAGCCGACTCGCCAGGTTGTCTATTCGTTCCTGCTGATCAATGCAGCGACCACACTTCTACTGGTCGCAATCATCACCCGCGAAGTCTGGCTGGTGATCCAGGCGCGGCGGCGCGGCCGGGCCGCGGCACGGCTGCACGTCCAGATCGTCAGCCTGTTCTCCATCATCGCCGTGCTGCCGGCCGTACTCGTCGCGATCGTCGCCAACGTGACCATCGACCGCGGCCTGGACCGGCTGTTCTCGGGTCCGACACGCGAGGTCATTGAGAACTCGCTAACCGTTGCCCGCGCCTACATGCAGGAGCACGCAAGGCTTATCCGTGGCGACATCCTGGGTATGACGGAAGATATTGCCCGTGCGCGACCGTTGTATGATCAGGACCGGCGGTCGTTTCAGGAACTGCTGACCGCAAATGCAGCCGCGCGAAACCTGCCAGCCGCGATGCTGGTTGACAAGGATGGCAACGTCCTGGTCACGGCGAAGACCGGCATCCAGCAGGAATTCACGACGCCGCCGCAGGATTTTCTCAGCAACGTCAATGAAGATGAGCCGCCGATCGCGGTCTTTCCCGAAGCCAATTATGTGGCCGCGGTGATCCGGTTGCGCGCCTTTGACGATACCTTCCTTTACGTGGCACGCCTGCTTGATCCGCGTGTGATCAGCCAGCTCAAGCAGACCGAAGCCAGCGTCGCCGAATATGCCCAGATCGAAGCCCGCCGGCTCGGCATCCAGGTCGCCTTCGCGCTGATGTTTGCCGTGATCGCTCTGACCATTCTGATGGCATCGGTGCTGATCGGGCTGAATTTCGCCAACTGGCTGGTGGCGCCGATCCGCAATCTGATGAGCGCGGCCAACATCGTTTCGACCGGCGATCTGCATGTCCAGGTGCCGGTTCACAAATCCGAAGGCGACCTCGCCCAACTCGGCGAGACCTTCAACAAGATGACGGCCGAATTGCGCACCCAGCGCGACGAGCTGGTCAGCGCCTCTGACCTGATCGACAGCCGCCGCCGCTTCATCGAGGCGGTATTGTCCTCGGCCAGCGCCGGCATCATCGGCGTCGACGCCTCAGGCAGTGTCGGCATTCTGAACCGCTCGGCCGAGAAACTCATCGGCCATGCCGAATCCGAGACGCTCGACCATCCGCTATCGGACGTCCTGCCCGAGCTAGACGACATGATGAAGACCGCACGCGAGGGTGCGCAGCGCCTGGTGCAGGGCCAGATCACGATCACCCGCGACGGCCATGAGCGCAACCTGTCGGTCCGCGTCAGCGCCGAGCAGACCAGCCAGTCGCGCGACAGCTACATCATCACGCTCGACGACATCACGGAGCTCGTCTCCGCGCAACGTACCTCGGCATGGGGCGACGTGGCGCGTCGCATCGCCCATGAGATCAAGAATCCGCTGACGCCGATCCAGCTTTCGGCAGAACGCATCCGCCGCAAATTCGGCAAGGTCATCACCGAAGACAAGAATATCTTCGAACAATGTACCGAAACCATCGTGCGACAGGTCGACGACATCAGGCGGATGGTTGATGAATTCTCCCGCTTCGCGCGGATGCCAAAGCCGGTCATGGAGGGCGAGGACGTCGCCGACACCGTCCGGCAGGCGGTATTCCTGATGAAGGTCGGGCATCCCGATCTCGATATCGAGGCCGATATCAAGCAGGACCCGATGCGCGCGCAGTTCGACCGCCGGCTGATCTCCCAGGCGCTGACCAACATCATCAAGAACGCGACGGAGGCGATCGAGCAGGTGCCGCCGGAAGAGCTCGGCAAGGGACGCATCGACGTCATCGCCGCGCGCGAAAACGACGACATCGTGATCGACGTGATCGACAACGGTATCGGCCTGCCGAAAGTGAGCCGCGCCCGGTTGCTGGAGCCGTATGTGACGACGCGCCAGAAGGGCACCGGTCTCGGGCTCGCCATCGTCGGCCGCGTCCTGGAAGACCATGGCGGCCGCATCGAGCTCAAGGACGCCTCCGATTTCCGCCCCGGACAGCGCGGCGCCTGGATGCGGCTGCGGTTCGCCGTATCCGGCCATGCGCCGAAGCAACCGGCTCCGGAGGCAAAACCACAGACTGACGAAACCAATAAGGCGGCATCCGCGACCAATGATGAAACAAAAACCGAAGCCGCAACAGGCAACTGA
- a CDS encoding catalase: protein MKWVAGLPPKARASFASGRSVRGTYAPSDQAKEITKSCSFTKPSRVLARFSVEGGLDTNDTLLRGFSFRLGSDGQSSEIFTQSAPVHFARTLDQMLAFLRARIPGPDGRPDVEKVEAFSVANPETLHQASYIAAHPPPASFACTTYWGVHAFPATNSKGETRFIKFKVAPVGEQATEPKVRVKPAGLLHDDLETRIAARDIRFSVMALLDRPGDPVMDVTVRWPDEDGREAVRLGTIVITGVEANDACEEPVFNPATLAEGIGHPLDEMFAARRAAYTISQTRRR, encoded by the coding sequence ATGAAGTGGGTAGCCGGTCTTCCGCCAAAGGCACGTGCCAGCTTTGCCAGCGGTCGATCTGTTCGTGGCACCTATGCGCCATCCGATCAGGCCAAGGAGATCACGAAATCCTGTAGCTTCACCAAGCCATCGCGCGTGCTGGCGCGCTTCTCGGTGGAAGGAGGCCTCGACACCAACGACACGTTGCTGCGCGGTTTCAGCTTCCGGCTTGGCAGCGATGGCCAGAGCTCGGAAATATTCACACAGAGCGCCCCGGTTCATTTCGCGAGGACGCTTGACCAGATGTTGGCTTTCCTCCGAGCGCGCATTCCAGGACCCGACGGCAGGCCGGACGTGGAAAAGGTCGAGGCATTCTCAGTTGCCAATCCCGAGACGCTGCATCAGGCAAGCTACATAGCCGCGCATCCGCCGCCCGCAAGCTTTGCCTGCACAACCTATTGGGGCGTGCACGCTTTTCCCGCGACGAATTCAAAGGGCGAGACCAGGTTCATCAAGTTCAAGGTCGCGCCGGTTGGCGAACAGGCGACCGAGCCCAAGGTCAGGGTAAAGCCTGCCGGGCTGCTGCACGACGACCTCGAAACCCGGATCGCGGCTCGCGATATCAGGTTCAGCGTAATGGCGCTTCTAGATCGTCCCGGTGACCCCGTCATGGACGTGACCGTCCGATGGCCCGATGAGGACGGACGCGAAGCGGTGCGGCTGGGAACTATCGTGATCACCGGTGTTGAAGCAAACGATGCGTGCGAGGAGCCCGTCTTCAATCCGGCAACTCTGGCCGAAGGCATCGGTCATCCGCTGGACGAGATGTTTGCGGCCCGCCGCGCCGCCTACACTATCTCGCAGACAAGGCGTCGCTGA
- a CDS encoding helix-turn-helix domain-containing protein, which translates to MAQAGAFGARLGRFLHLKDAPPSLVTRSLRGVELAVTETRDDNPVPGLSGSLTPEDAFLVSLKLHDYPDCELWERGKCIMKRDVRAGATYLYDLKCDPRYVIDKPFHSLFFHLPRSALDGIAEQSGTPRIGDLACELGVGHDDTVVRHIGASFLEGLRRPSEANQLFIDHMMLALTAHVAQTYGGLRRNTELARGGLAPWQVKRACERLEADLGGTLSLQQIAAEFDLSVSHFSRAFRISTGLPPHQWLLRQRVKAAKQLMTVRDLPLSEIAISAGFANQSHFTRVFSSVVGVSPGAWRREKHGAPEGET; encoded by the coding sequence ATGGCACAGGCGGGCGCCTTCGGCGCGAGGCTCGGGCGCTTCTTGCATCTGAAGGATGCGCCGCCGTCACTGGTCACGCGTTCACTGCGCGGCGTTGAACTTGCAGTCACCGAAACGCGCGATGATAACCCGGTACCCGGCCTTTCCGGCTCGCTGACACCGGAGGATGCCTTTCTCGTCAGCCTGAAGCTTCACGATTATCCGGACTGCGAGCTTTGGGAGCGCGGCAAGTGCATCATGAAGAGGGATGTCCGGGCCGGTGCAACCTATCTGTACGATCTCAAGTGCGATCCGCGCTATGTGATCGACAAGCCGTTTCATTCGCTGTTTTTCCATCTTCCGCGCTCGGCGCTCGACGGCATCGCTGAACAGTCTGGCACGCCGCGCATTGGCGATCTTGCGTGTGAGCTCGGCGTCGGCCACGACGACACGGTCGTCCGTCATATCGGCGCCTCGTTCCTGGAAGGATTGCGGCGGCCGTCCGAGGCCAATCAGCTTTTCATCGATCACATGATGCTCGCGCTCACCGCGCACGTTGCCCAGACCTATGGCGGACTGCGGCGTAATACCGAGCTGGCCCGCGGCGGCCTTGCGCCGTGGCAGGTCAAGCGCGCCTGTGAAAGACTGGAGGCCGACCTCGGCGGGACACTTTCGCTGCAACAGATCGCGGCAGAATTCGATCTCTCGGTCAGCCATTTTTCACGCGCATTTCGAATCTCCACCGGCCTGCCGCCGCACCAATGGCTTCTTCGCCAGCGCGTGAAGGCGGCCAAGCAGTTGATGACCGTCCGTGACCTGCCGCTGTCGGAGATTGCGATATCGGCCGGGTTTGCCAATCAAAGCCATTTTACGCGAGTATTTTCGTCCGTGGTCGGCGTCAGCCCGGGCGCGTGGCGTCGTGAGAAGCATGGCGCGCCGGAAGGCGAAACGTGA